From Pseudomonas sp. stari2, a single genomic window includes:
- a CDS encoding amino acid permease, with translation MPVGNHPPHGETANGGPLKRELGERHIRLMALGACIGVGLFLGSAKAIEMAGPAIMLSYIIGGLAILVIMRALGEMAVHNPVAGSFSRYAQDYLGPLAGFLTGWNYWFLWLVTCVAEITAVAVYMGIWFPDVPRWIWALAALISMGSINLIAVKAFGEFEFWFALIKIVTIIAMVLGGIGIIAFGFGNDGVALGISNLWTHGGFMPNGVTGVLMSLQMVMFAYLGVEMIGLTAGEAKNPQKTIPGAIGSVFWRILLFYVGALFVILSIYPWNEIGTQGSPFVMTFERLGIKTAAGIINFVVITAALSSCNGGIFSTGRMLYSLAQNGQAPAVFAKTSNGVPRRALLLSIFALLLGVLLNYLVPEKVFVWVTSIATFGAIWTWVMILLAQLKFRKGLSASERAGLKYKMWLFPVSSYLALAFLVLVVGLMAYFPDTRVALYVGPAFLVLLTVLFYVFKLQPTDASQGAVRSAS, from the coding sequence GGCGAGACCGCGAACGGCGGTCCACTCAAACGCGAACTCGGCGAACGGCATATCCGTCTGATGGCGCTCGGCGCCTGTATCGGTGTCGGTCTGTTCCTGGGGTCGGCCAAGGCCATCGAAATGGCCGGCCCGGCAATCATGCTGTCCTACATCATCGGTGGCCTGGCGATCCTGGTGATCATGCGCGCCCTCGGCGAGATGGCCGTGCACAACCCGGTGGCCGGTTCCTTCAGCCGCTACGCGCAGGATTATCTCGGCCCGCTGGCGGGTTTTCTGACCGGCTGGAACTATTGGTTCCTGTGGCTGGTGACCTGCGTCGCCGAAATCACTGCGGTGGCGGTGTACATGGGCATCTGGTTTCCCGATGTGCCGCGCTGGATCTGGGCGCTGGCGGCGCTGATCAGCATGGGCTCGATCAATCTGATCGCAGTGAAGGCCTTCGGTGAGTTCGAGTTCTGGTTCGCCCTGATCAAGATCGTCACCATTATCGCCATGGTGCTCGGTGGCATCGGCATCATCGCGTTCGGTTTCGGCAACGACGGTGTAGCGCTGGGGATTTCCAACCTGTGGACCCATGGCGGCTTCATGCCCAACGGCGTTACTGGCGTGTTGATGTCGCTGCAGATGGTGATGTTCGCTTATCTGGGCGTTGAGATGATCGGCCTGACCGCCGGTGAAGCGAAGAACCCGCAGAAGACCATTCCCGGTGCCATCGGCTCGGTGTTCTGGCGGATTCTGCTGTTCTACGTCGGCGCACTGTTCGTGATTTTGTCGATCTACCCGTGGAATGAAATCGGTACTCAGGGCAGTCCGTTCGTGATGACCTTCGAACGTCTGGGTATCAAGACCGCCGCCGGCATCATCAACTTTGTGGTGATTACAGCCGCGCTGTCGTCGTGCAACGGCGGCATCTTCAGCACCGGGCGCATGCTCTACAGCCTCGCGCAGAATGGCCAGGCGCCGGCCGTCTTCGCCAAGACCTCCAACGGCGTGCCACGTCGGGCGTTGCTGCTGTCGATCTTCGCCCTGCTGCTGGGTGTGTTGCTGAATTATCTGGTGCCGGAAAAAGTCTTCGTCTGGGTCACCTCGATCGCCACCTTCGGCGCGATCTGGACCTGGGTAATGATCCTTCTGGCCCAGCTGAAATTCCGCAAAGGCCTGAGTGCCAGCGAACGCGCCGGCCTGAAATACAAGATGTGGCTGTTCCCGGTCAGCTCCTATCTGGCGCTGGCGTTTCTGGTACTGGTGGTAGGCCTGATGGCCTACTTCCCGGATACCCGCGTGGCGCTGTATGTCGGCCCGGCGTTCCTGGTGCTGCTGACCGTTTTGTTCTATGTGTTCAAGCTGCAACCGACCGATGCGTCGCAGGGCGCGGTGCGTTCGGCTTCATAA